The Musa acuminata AAA Group cultivar baxijiao chromosome BXJ1-3, Cavendish_Baxijiao_AAA, whole genome shotgun sequence genome window below encodes:
- the LOC103977716 gene encoding cysteine-tryptophan domain-containing zinc finger protein 7, with product MLSVGRRGDGRKELGFGGGGMEGENELEEGEAYSGQEDDSCIDPDALSYIDEKIQNVLGHFQKDFEAGVSAENLGAKFGGYGSFLPAYQRSPSILCQTKSPQKVPNQNVTKSPYNPSVEVTYQNPSVMMSSSFPKNNTVAVPPSDESCKRDMSINKPNIQEPTSQHGFNKTVSGTDHKTLKVRIKVGPDNDLARIYSGLGLDISPSSSSEDSPSRSGGISPEFQVMPDESPKTIIQVMTCLMVPGGFLLSPLQDSLFQLTEEDSSFIKQCQGGKTYHELPQTSTGSADFTLHLAEVKCQMENHSKSTKQKAKPREIKSSEGKADLTTSWEIDTETQVRQELASNSLNMSSSSFSKNAGKKGEKQIVGSLTKNDTNMSDHSRETKKASLKDGSTFPGLMNDKHFELFESTTNNVAGNSGNEVMLSNEQHNSKASMLQKAFEEQSTNNHKDEKSNLQSEGRSKVEKYFAMTNTHSNGSKRKNEQITEPDDHVKPSSPPYKEKTLQRKDQISDGKKKVKLSQANSESFGNYLKDSISGNSSAMPKEKKKTSHAKAGHAEKKSKVLNSRTDSSGAGIRESSGYVNWDAKTELLENGVGSLDFRSKGKQKAIKAKLEKEPIMSTHIFNEKPIDRNAEKTQIPGASVSEKTQIPGAFVSGQIFAPSSTYNAPAMGATVAPQPPVFINEHWVCCDICQKWRLLPYGTDPDHLPKKWQCSLLNWLPRMNSCDISEEETTNALRALYLVPAPENSASLNVHHDVVSTNVSWASGVHLGQNLEPGFPNVPTVAKKKSGLKCDLDLPHSTSGQFSNSVKKDQHTSVKFRSSNDANQYPPFELNSSNKGVPGDASRSSDFNAEKQKPKQKDKHKKRGSYSDGGDHSGKIEKHSKSKSKREVDQDDLRAPKKPKKESLQYPSKDCSEHDVGDKVFVETDVGGSSNKVIANNEPRWNSFPLSKGSKCDLNGNYSSSKKLGDEVQSITNGESKQHFVASDVDKLSIMDISTKKKKGKERQGSQHGEEVHVTTKHVLENEVIVQRAPGPAEPVRDKKAELTMSVGKGSKTTKLNDRMDTKGNMTKMILPASGEHLTSGMDNEVPYVVEKKHRSSQRSSQSEGNIASQRALDFDSSKRDVMFTQPPVAEAANSSSSKVSGSRKSRSNLQETKGSPVESVSSSPLRIPSIEKLSHKIILEQRNGATNSGFPALGKPRICSDSEFDGGNGRSVKGKKPFSVQQQSLETHKAANSGILDSLEGTSDYLRKERNKSSDGKSEERLHVKLSAQNDSSPAELGKHSYRDDIQDMGKVNGHQLVNDSSQRKSGKNSSGFKEKHRGSKSVLDKSRLKVSGSYNEHKDLHSLKNGSNGRREASFVSGEHCVCPDDLRNEEGNFQGEDEKEFLGKKDPNSKYMTGRRGNSSTSAVQEDMDGVPSSFSNPQRDLDSKIPVGTRCVKPDFQVGPSFHNEKALNHPYLDRINCPEPPSGLGKSQLKLSCDKLDTHPRGRHMVTSPLKASRSDDVADAVNSDTSKVVKQHRLQDCHNGLHNNNLRHATPFVSDSSSPLRKENCAAVLKEARDLKHSANRLKSEGLELESTGLYFEAALKFLHVAALMEPVNFDSAKQAEAAQMYFETAKLCEFVAHEYEKVKIMAAVSLAYKCVEVAYLKTTYCKSPNATKDRHELQSAFQILPPGESPSSSSSDVDNLNNQAILGKNASAKGVSSPQVAGNHVIAARHHHQVVRLLHYTNYLNCAFEATRKSEAAFAAASVSPGKDRTGCLSSVRKVLDFNFHNVEELLRFVRLSLESIGR from the exons ATGCTGTCGGTGGGGAGAAGGGGGGATGGGAGGAAGGAGCTAGGGTTCGGGGGAGGGGGGATGGAGGGGGAGAACGAGCTCGAGGAAGGTGAGGCGTACTCCGGCCAGGAGGACGACTCCTGCATCGACCCCGACGCTCTCTCCTACATC GATGAAAAGATCCAGAACGTACTGGGTCATTTTCAGAAAGATTTTGAAGCTGGGGTTTCTGCTGAGAATTTGG GCGCAAAATTTGGAGGATATGGTTCGTTCTTACCTGCATATCAGCGTTCTCCTTCTATTTTATGTCAAACTAAAAGTCCACAAAAAGTTCCAAACCAAAATGTCACAAAATCTCCCTACAATCCGTCAGTCGAG GTTACATACCAGAACCCTTCAGTTATGATGAGTTCATCTTTTCCCAAAAATAACACTGTTGCTGTGCCACCATCTGATGAGTCATGCAAAAGGGACATGTCTATCAATAAACCAAACATTCAGGAGCCCACATCCCAGCACGGCTTTAATAAAACAGTTAGTGGCACCGACCACAAAACACTAAAAGTTCGCATCAAAGTGGGTCCTGATAACGACTTGGCTAGAATCTATAGTGGCCTAGGACTTGATATTTCTCCATCTTCATCATCCGAGGACAGTCCTAGTAGGAGTGGAGGGATTTCTCCTGAATTTCAAGTTATGCCTGATGAATCTCCCAAGACTATTATCCAG GTCATGACATGTTTGATGGTTCCTGGAGGTTTTTTACTCTCACCTCTTCAAGATAGTCTATTTCAGTTGACGGAAGAAGACAGTTCTTTTATTAAACAATGCCAGGGGGGAAAGACCTACCATGAACTACCTCAAACGAGTACAGGGTCTGCAGACTTTACTTTACATTTAGCAGAAGTAAAATGTCAGATGGAGAATCATAGTAAGTCTACCAAGCAGAAAGCAAAGCCAAGGGAAATAAAGAGTTCAGAAGGCAAAGCTGATTTGACTACGAGTTGGGAAATTGACACTGAAACCCAAGTAAGACAAGAACTTGCTTCTAATTCATTGAATATGTCATCGTCCTCCTTCTCGAAGAATGCTGGCAAAAAAGGGGAAAAACAAATAGTTGGAAGTCTAACAAAGAATGACACTAATATGTCAGATCACTCGAGGGAAACAAAGAAGGCCTCATTGAAGGACGGATCAACTTTTCCTGGTTTGATGAATGATAAACATTTTGAATTATTTGAAAGTACAACAAATAATGTGGCTGGCAATTCAGGGAATGAAGTGATGCTTTCAAATGAGCAACATAATTCAAAAGCAAGCATGTTACAGAAGGCTTTTGAAGAACAAAGTACGAATAATCATAAGGATGAGAAATCTAATTTGCAGAGTGAAGGCAGAAGCAAAGTTGAGAAATATTTTGCTATGACAAATACCCACTCGAATGGAAGTAAAAGGAAGAATGAGCAAATAACTGAACCTGATGATCATGTTAAACCAAGTTCTCCTCCATACAAAGAGAAGACACTACAACGAAAGGACCAAATATCTGATGGTAAAAAGAAAGTGAAGTTAAGTCAAGCTAATTCTGAATCATTTGGGAACTATTTGAAGGACAGTATAAGTGGTAATTCATCTGCAATgccaaaggaaaagaagaaaacttCTCATGCAAAAGCAGGCCATGCTGAGAAGAAGTCTAAAGTTCTAAATTCACGTACAGATTCGAGTGGGGCTGGCATTAGAGAATCCAGTGGATATGTAAACTGGGATGCCAAAACTGAACTGTTGGAGAACGGAGTTGGTTCACTGGATTTTCGTTCAAAGGGTAAGCAGAAGGCCATAAAAGCTAAGCTCGAGAAGGAGCCCATAATGTCTACTCATATTTTTAATGAAAAGCCAATTGATAGAAACGCCGAGAAAACTCAGATCCCAGGAGCATCGGTTAGCGAGAAAACTCAGATCCCAGGAGCATTTGTTAGTGGACAAATATTTGCTCCGTCGTCAACGTACAATGCCCCAGCTATGGGTGCAACTGTTGCCCCTCAACCTCCTGTTTTTATCAACGAGCATTGGGTAtgttgtgatatatgtcaaaaatgGCGCCTTTTGCCATATGGGACTGATCCTGATCATCTTCCCAAGAAATGGCAGTGCAGTTTGCTCAATTGGTT GCCTAGGATGAATAGTTGTGACATCAGTGAAGAGGAGACGACAAATGCTCTACGTGCATTATATCTTGTCCCTGCCCCAGAAAATAGTGCTAGTTTAAATGTCCATCATGATGTCGTTTCTACTAATGTGTCTTGGGCCAGCGGAGTGCATCTTGGTCAGAATCTTGAACCTGGTTTTCCAAATGTGCCTACTGTTGCTAAGAAGAAAAGTGGACTAAAGTGTGATTTAGATTTACCACATTCAACTTCTGGTCAGTTTTCAAATTCTGTGAAAAAGGATCAACACACGTCTGTTAAATTTAGAAGTTCAAATGATGCAAATCAGTATCCTCCTTttgaattgaactcatcaaacaaAGGTGTCCCTGGTGATGCAAGCAGATCATCTGACTTCAATGCAGAGAAGCAGAAGCCAAAGCAAAAAGATAAGCATAAAAAACGTGGTTCCTACTCAGATGGAG GTGATCATAGTGGAAAAATTGAAAAacattcaaaatcaaaaagcaagAGAGAAGTTGATCAAGATGATCTTAGAGCACCTAAGAAACCTAAGAAAGAAAGCTTGCAATATCCTAGCAAAGATTGTTCTGAGCATGATGTAGGTGATAAGGTTTTTGTGGAAACTGATGTTGGTGGTAGTTCAAATAAGGTAATTGCTAATAATGAGCCTAGGTGGAATAGTTTTCCTTTGTCCAAAGGCTCAAAATGTGATTTGAATGGCAATTACTCATCATCTAAGAAGTTAGGGGATGAAGTTCAATCCATCACAAATGGGGAAAGTAAGCAACATTTTGTTGCCTCAGATGTAGATAAGTTAAGTATTATGGACATTTCCACTAAGAAGAAAAAAGGGAAGGAGCGGCAAGGAAGTCAGCATGGTGAGGAGGTTCATGTGACTACCAAGCATGTGTTAGAAAATGAGGTTATTGTTCAACGAGCTCCTGGTCCTGCAGAGCCTGTAAGGGACAAGAAGGCTGAGCTAACAATGTCTGTAGGAAAGGGATCTAAAACAACTAAGCTAAATGACAGGATGGATACGAAAGGTAACATGACCAAAATGATTCTGCCTGCCAGTGGAGAGCATCTAACTTCTGGAATGGATAATGAGGTCCCATATGTGGTGGAAAAAAAGCATCGATCCAGTCAGAGATCCAGTCAGAGCGAAGGGAACATAGCATCTCAAAGGGCTCTGGACTTTGATTCCTCGAAGAGAGATGTCATGTTTACACAGCCTCCAGTAGCTGAGGCTGCTAACTCAAGTTCTTCAAAGGTTTCAGGCTCCCGCAAAAGTAGATCCAATCTTCAGGAAACAAAGGGTTCTCCCGTTGAGTCAGTTTCTTCATCACCTTTGAGGATTCCTAGTATTGAAAAATTATCACACAAAATCATCTTGGAGCAAAGGAATGGTGCCACCAATTCTGGTTTTCCTGCTTTGGGGAAACCCAGAATATGTTCAGATAGTGAATTTGATGGTGGAAATGGCCGTTCCGTAAAGGGTAAGAAACCCTTTTCTGTTCAACAACAATCTTTAGAAACTCATAAAGCAGCAAATTCTGGAATTCTAGATTCTTTGGAGGGAACATCTGACTACCTCAGAAAGGAAAGAAATAAATCATCTGATGGCAAATCTGAAGAAAGGTTGCATGTGAAACTGAGTGCTCAGAATGATTCTTCACCTGCTGAGCTTGGAAAACATTCATACAGGGATGATATCCAAGACATGGGTAAAGTGAACGGCCACCAACTAGTGAATGACTCTAGTCAGCGAAAGTCTGGTAAGAATTCTTCAGGATTCAAAGAGAAACATAGAGGTTCTAAGTCTGTTTTGGATAAGAGTAGGCTTAAGGTTTCTGGTTCCTATAATGAGCACAAAGATTTGCATTCTTTAAAGAATGGCAGCAATGGCAGACGTGAGGCTAGCTTTGTTTCTGGTGAACATTGTGTGTGTCCTGATGATTTGAGGAATGAAGAAGGCAACTTCCAGGGAGAGGATGAAAAGGAATTCTTGGGGAAGAAAGATCCTAATTCGAAATATATGACAGGTAGGCGAGGTAATAGCTCAACTTCTGCAGTGCAAGAAGACATGGATGGTGTTCCCTCCTCGTTCTCTAATCCACAAAGGGATTTAGACTCAAAAATACCAGTTGGAACGAGATGTGTTAAACCAGATTTTCAAGTGGGACCTTCTTTCCACAATGAAAAAGCACTGAACCATCCTTATTTAGATAGGATCAATTGCCCAGAACCACCATCTGGACTGGGTAAGTCACAATTGAAACTTTCTTGTGATAAACTAGATACTCATCCTCGGGGTCGTCATATGGTCACTTCACCTCTTAAAGCGAGTAGATCTGATGATGTAGCTGATGCAGTAAATTCTGATACATCGAAGGTGGTCAAACAACACAGATTACAAGATTGTCACAATGGATTGCACAATAATAATCTTAGACATGCCACTCCTTTTGTATCTGATTCATCAAGTCCACTAAGAAAGGAAAATTGTGCTGCTGTTTTGAAAGAAGCGAGAGATCTGAAGCACTCGGCCAATCGCTTAAAG AGTGAAGGACTAGAACTTGAGAGCACTGGCCTGTACTTTGAGGCAGCTTTAAAGTTTCTCCATGTTGCTGCTCTCATGGAACCTGTTAATTTTGATAGTGCTAAACAAGCAGAAGCTGCACAAATGTACTTTGAAACAGCAAAACTGTGCGA GTTTGTGGCTCATGAATATGAAAAGGTAAAAATCATGGCTGCTGTTTCTCTAGCATACAAGTGTGTGGAAGTGGCCTATCTGAAGACTACATACTGTAAAAGTCCTAATGCAACCAAAGATCGGCATGAATTACAATCAGCTTTTCAAATCCTTCCTCCAG GTGAATCACCATCTTCTTCTTCGTCAGATGTTGATAATTTAAACAATCAGGCTATATTAGGTAAGAATGCTTCAGCCAAGGGTGTTAGTTCTCCTCAAGTTGCTGGCAACCATGTTATAGCTGCACGCCATCATCATCAAGTTGTGCGGTTGCTTCATTAT ACAAATTATCTAAATTGTGCATTCGAAGCAACTAGGAAATCGGAAGCTGCTTTTGCAGCTGCTAGTGTAAGCCCAGGAAAGGACAGGACAGGCTGCTTATCTTCTGTAAGAAAGGTTCTTGATTTCAACTTTCACAACGTAGAAGAGTTGTTGCGATTTGTACGACTTTCATTGGAGTCCATCGGTCGTTAG